A single genomic interval of Saccharothrix saharensis harbors:
- a CDS encoding sigma-70 family RNA polymerase sigma factor, which translates to MTARARENSVRTIRTLRSRWSAGGQSSTIDSVESNAADEPWNLVRAAQGGDTDAFGALYDRYVDVVYRYVLFRVGDRTLAEDVTSETFLRALRSIGSISYQGRDVGAWFVTIARNIVFDHVKSSRYRLEVTTAELADNREVTDGPEQEVLTDATNAELLRCVAQLGDDQRECITLRFIQGLSVAETAARMGRNEGAIKALQHRAVRRLAQLLPTWLR; encoded by the coding sequence ATGACCGCACGGGCACGCGAGAACTCCGTCCGAACCATCCGGACGCTCCGCTCGAGGTGGAGCGCGGGAGGGCAGTCCAGCACGATCGACAGCGTGGAGAGCAACGCGGCCGACGAGCCGTGGAACCTGGTCCGCGCCGCTCAGGGCGGCGACACGGACGCGTTCGGCGCGCTCTACGACCGGTACGTCGACGTGGTCTACCGGTACGTGCTCTTCCGGGTGGGCGACCGCACGCTGGCCGAGGACGTCACCAGCGAGACGTTCCTCCGCGCGCTGCGCAGCATCGGGTCCATCAGCTACCAGGGCCGCGACGTCGGCGCGTGGTTCGTCACGATCGCGCGGAACATCGTCTTCGACCACGTGAAGTCCAGTCGCTACCGGCTGGAGGTCACCACGGCCGAGCTGGCCGACAACCGCGAGGTCACCGACGGTCCCGAGCAGGAAGTGCTGACCGACGCGACCAACGCCGAGCTGCTCCGCTGCGTCGCCCAACTGGGTGACGACCAGCGGGAATGCATCACCCTGCGCTTCATCCAGGGGTTGTCCGTGGCCGAGACGGCCGCGAGGATGGGCCGCAACGAGGGCGCGATCAAGGCCCTGCAGCACCGAGCGGTGCGCCGGTTGGCCCAGCTGCTGCCCACGTGGCTGCGGTGA
- a CDS encoding AMP-binding protein encodes MTASASNIADLVRASAHRGPNHAALVDVTTANSYTWAEFDAAVDGEAHRLARAGVRPGDRVVVRLPTGPEFCVAVFGVLRAGGVLVPAGPGQPTRELQRLVADSGAELLVGDGGGADVEVLPAPTMEPGEEFPALGSGEDLAVLGYTSGTSGSPRGAMLSHRALLANVEQCASLRPAPVTAGDRVLLALPLFHVYGLGPGLLQVAGAGATAVLLERFDPDQALTAIREHRVTTLVGVPPMYAAILAQPVDRLRADLATVRLFTSGAAPLAAGLLDAMREAVGLPVYEGYGLTETGPVLTTTLAGGAPKPGSVGRALPGVLVRLVDTDGRPLDLDEDEPGTGLVAAKGDNLFSGYWPDGAHGPDAEGWFRTGDVGYLDADGDLHLVDRAGDLIIVNGFNVYPHEVEQVLAELAGVAEAAAVGVPDERTGESVKVVVVPAAGAELTEDAVKDHCAGRLAKFKVPTVVEFADALPHSPTGKLARARLRLPLT; translated from the coding sequence TTGACCGCTTCCGCAAGCAACATCGCCGACCTGGTTCGCGCCTCCGCGCACCGTGGACCCAATCACGCTGCCCTGGTCGATGTCACGACTGCGAACAGCTACACCTGGGCCGAGTTCGACGCCGCCGTGGACGGCGAGGCGCACCGGCTCGCCCGAGCGGGCGTGCGACCGGGGGACCGGGTGGTGGTGCGGCTGCCGACCGGTCCCGAGTTCTGCGTCGCGGTGTTCGGCGTGCTGCGCGCGGGCGGCGTGCTGGTGCCCGCCGGGCCGGGCCAGCCGACGCGCGAGCTGCAGCGCCTGGTCGCCGACAGCGGCGCGGAACTGCTCGTCGGCGACGGCGGCGGCGCGGACGTCGAGGTGCTGCCCGCGCCGACGATGGAACCGGGCGAGGAGTTTCCCGCCCTCGGCTCCGGCGAGGACCTGGCCGTGCTCGGCTACACCTCGGGCACGTCCGGTTCGCCGCGCGGCGCGATGCTGTCGCACCGGGCGCTGCTGGCCAACGTCGAGCAGTGCGCGTCGCTGCGCCCCGCGCCGGTGACGGCGGGCGACCGGGTGCTGCTGGCGCTGCCGCTGTTCCACGTCTACGGCCTCGGCCCCGGCCTGCTGCAGGTGGCGGGCGCGGGCGCGACGGCCGTGCTGCTGGAGCGGTTCGACCCGGACCAGGCGTTGACCGCGATCCGCGAGCACCGGGTGACCACGCTGGTCGGCGTGCCGCCGATGTACGCGGCGATCCTGGCCCAGCCCGTCGACCGGCTCCGCGCGGACCTGGCCACGGTCCGCCTGTTCACCTCCGGCGCCGCGCCGCTGGCCGCCGGGCTGCTCGACGCCATGCGCGAGGCGGTCGGCCTCCCCGTCTACGAGGGCTACGGCCTGACCGAGACCGGGCCCGTGCTGACCACGACCCTGGCCGGCGGCGCGCCCAAGCCCGGTTCGGTCGGCCGCGCGCTGCCCGGCGTGCTGGTCCGGCTGGTCGACACCGACGGCCGGCCGCTGGACCTGGACGAGGACGAGCCGGGTACCGGCCTGGTCGCGGCCAAGGGCGACAACCTGTTCAGCGGCTACTGGCCCGACGGCGCGCACGGCCCGGACGCCGAGGGCTGGTTCCGCACCGGTGACGTCGGCTACCTCGACGCCGACGGCGACCTGCACCTGGTGGACCGGGCGGGTGACCTGATCATCGTCAACGGCTTCAACGTCTACCCGCACGAGGTCGAGCAGGTGCTGGCCGAGCTGGCCGGCGTGGCCGAGGCGGCGGCGGTCGGCGTGCCGGACGAGCGGACCGGCGAGTCGGTGAAGGTCGTCGTGGTGCCCGCGGCCGGCGCCGAGCTGACCGAGGACGCGGTGAAGGACCACTGCGCGGGACGGCTGGCGAAGTTCAAGGTGCCGACCGTGGTGGAGTTCGCCGACGCGCTGCCGCATTCGCCGACCGGCAAGCTCGCGCGGGCCCGGCTGCGCCTGCCCCTAACCTGA
- a CDS encoding glutaredoxin family protein encodes MSHHVTLMSRVDCHACEQAKADLERICGELGVPWDVQDVDSDRELRAEYGDRVPVILVDGEEHGYWSVEEDRLRAALR; translated from the coding sequence GTGAGCCACCACGTCACCTTGATGAGCCGGGTCGACTGCCACGCCTGCGAGCAGGCCAAGGCCGACCTGGAGCGGATCTGCGGCGAGCTGGGCGTGCCGTGGGACGTCCAGGACGTCGACTCGGACCGCGAGCTGCGCGCCGAGTACGGCGACCGGGTGCCGGTGATCCTGGTCGACGGCGAGGAGCACGGGTACTGGTCGGTCGAGGAGGACCGCCTGCGCGCGGCCCTGCGCTGA
- a CDS encoding molybdopterin-dependent oxidoreductase, which yields MNRVTAALVGVLGVAAALAAGHLVAGLVGPSASPFLAVGNTAIDLAPRPLKDFAVRAFGTHDKLVLLLGMAAVLLGAAVAAGLLSRRSPLPGTVLAVVLGLLGAAAVLYRPDLGQLGILAPVAALVAGVAVFRWLHAKAAGAADPAGPADSRRAFLVASGATGLAALVGQFAGTRVDVEASRRAVGELKPASPAPPLPPNADFAAQGTPTFITPNADFYRIDTALSVPRVRAEDWVLRVHGMVDRELVLRYDDLRRRDLVERTVTLVCVSNEVGGPHISTANFVGVPLRDVLLEAGVRDGADQLFSTSADRWTAGSPLDVVLEPDRGALIALGMNGEPLPLEHGFPARLVVPGLYGYVSATKWVVDLEVTTFDARRGYWLDRGWAREAPVKVMSRIDRPERGSTVPGRVVATGVAWAQPTGVDKVEVRVDNGPWRTATLADDVSGSTWRMWRAEFDLPPGGHTIEARATDRAGATQPQARVAPVPDGATGWHSVFFTVA from the coding sequence ATGAACCGCGTGACCGCCGCCCTGGTCGGAGTCCTCGGCGTGGCCGCCGCCCTGGCGGCCGGGCACCTCGTGGCCGGGCTCGTCGGGCCGTCGGCCTCGCCGTTCCTGGCCGTGGGCAACACCGCGATCGACCTCGCGCCCAGGCCGCTGAAGGACTTCGCGGTCCGCGCGTTCGGCACCCACGACAAGCTCGTGCTGCTGCTCGGCATGGCCGCGGTCCTGCTCGGCGCGGCCGTCGCCGCCGGCCTGCTGTCCCGCCGCTCGCCGCTGCCGGGCACGGTCCTGGCCGTCGTCCTCGGCCTGCTCGGCGCGGCCGCCGTGCTCTACCGCCCCGACCTGGGCCAACTGGGCATCCTCGCGCCCGTCGCCGCGCTGGTCGCCGGCGTCGCCGTCTTCCGGTGGCTGCACGCCAAGGCCGCCGGGGCTGCCGACCCCGCCGGCCCCGCCGACAGCCGCCGGGCGTTCCTCGTCGCCTCGGGCGCGACGGGCCTGGCCGCCCTGGTCGGCCAGTTCGCGGGCACCCGGGTCGACGTGGAGGCGTCCCGCCGGGCCGTCGGCGAGCTCAAGCCCGCCTCGCCCGCGCCGCCCCTGCCGCCGAACGCCGACTTCGCCGCCCAGGGCACGCCCACCTTCATCACGCCGAACGCCGACTTCTACCGGATCGACACGGCGCTGAGCGTGCCGCGCGTCCGCGCCGAGGACTGGGTGCTGCGCGTGCACGGCATGGTCGACCGCGAGCTCGTGCTCCGCTACGACGACCTGCGCCGCCGTGACCTGGTCGAACGCACGGTCACGCTGGTCTGCGTGTCCAACGAGGTCGGCGGGCCCCACATCTCCACCGCGAACTTCGTCGGCGTGCCCCTGCGGGACGTCCTGCTCGAAGCGGGCGTCCGCGACGGGGCCGACCAGCTGTTCTCCACCAGCGCGGACCGCTGGACGGCGGGCTCGCCGCTCGACGTCGTGCTGGAGCCCGACCGGGGCGCGCTCATCGCGCTTGGCATGAACGGCGAGCCGCTGCCGCTGGAGCACGGCTTCCCGGCCCGCCTGGTCGTGCCCGGCCTCTACGGCTACGTCTCGGCCACCAAGTGGGTCGTCGACCTGGAGGTGACCACGTTCGACGCGCGTCGGGGCTACTGGCTCGACCGCGGGTGGGCGCGGGAGGCACCGGTCAAGGTGATGTCCCGGATCGACCGGCCGGAGCGCGGGTCGACGGTCCCCGGCCGGGTCGTCGCCACCGGCGTCGCCTGGGCCCAGCCCACGGGCGTCGACAAGGTCGAGGTCCGCGTCGACAACGGCCCGTGGCGGACCGCGACCCTCGCCGACGACGTGAGCGGTTCCACGTGGCGCATGTGGCGGGCCGAGTTCGACCTGCCGCCGGGCGGTCACACGATCGAGGCACGTGCCACGGACCGGGCCGGTGCCACCCAACCGCAGGCCCGCGTGGCGCCCGTCCCGGACGGCGCGACCGGCTGGCACAGCGTCTTCTTCACCGTCGCCTGA
- a CDS encoding redox-sensing transcriptional repressor Rex, with product MAAQRGEGDGVVTRPGETGTEAPADVRERARAIPEAAVARLAVYLRVLSGMVEQGVTTISSEELAGAAGVNSAKLRKDLSYIGSYGTRGVGYDVEVLVSHIERILGLTRKHSVAVVGIGNLGHALANYGGFPSRGFPVAALFDIDPDLTGVPVGGIPVNHIDDITTVCAEREVSIGVIATPPQAAQAVCDRLVSAGVQCILNFAPVVLQVPDYVEVRKVDLAVEMQILSFHVARRADEAAGDVVNGIGVDGVVIRP from the coding sequence GTGGCGGCTCAGCGGGGCGAGGGTGACGGTGTCGTGACCCGCCCAGGGGAGACCGGTACCGAAGCGCCCGCCGACGTCCGGGAGCGGGCACGCGCGATCCCCGAGGCGGCGGTGGCGCGGCTCGCGGTCTACCTCCGCGTCCTCTCGGGCATGGTCGAGCAGGGCGTGACGACCATCTCCAGCGAGGAGCTGGCCGGCGCGGCCGGCGTCAACTCGGCGAAGCTGCGCAAGGACCTGTCCTACATCGGCTCGTACGGCACGCGCGGCGTCGGCTACGACGTCGAGGTGCTCGTGAGCCACATCGAGCGGATCCTCGGCCTCACCCGCAAGCACTCCGTGGCCGTGGTCGGGATCGGTAATCTTGGTCACGCGCTGGCCAACTACGGCGGTTTCCCCAGCCGGGGTTTCCCGGTCGCCGCGCTGTTCGACATCGACCCGGACCTGACGGGAGTGCCGGTAGGTGGCATACCTGTCAACCACATCGACGACATCACGACCGTCTGCGCCGAGCGCGAGGTCTCGATCGGGGTCATCGCGACGCCGCCGCAGGCAGCTCAGGCCGTCTGCGACCGTTTGGTATCCGCCGGAGTCCAGTGCATCCTGAACTTCGCACCCGTCGTGCTCCAAGTGCCGGACTACGTCGAAGTGCGCAAGGTCGACCTGGCGGTCGAGATGCAGATCCTGTCGTTCCACGTCGCGCGGCGGGCTGACGAGGCCGCCGGTGACGTGGTCAACGGCATCGGTGTGGACGGGGTGGTGATTCGCCCGTGA
- a CDS encoding glutamyl-tRNA reductase translates to MSVLVVGLSHRTTPVPVLERVAVADADRGKVLDQLLTAPSVSEAVLLSTCNRVEVYAVVETFHGGMNEVVEVLARQAGAEPADLFEHLYVHYSAAAVEHLFSVAGGLDSMVVGEAQILGQLRNSYNAADERGVVGRTLHELVQHALRVGKRVHTETDIDHAGASVVSEALADAADALGGLEGRTALIVGAGSMGGLAAAHLRRAGIGEVVIANRTAANGERLAAALRADGVRATSTGLDTLTDAVAEADVLFACTGSVGTVVGAEHIGDRAPDRPLVVCDLGLPKDVDPAATLLDGVRVVDLETLQRRLSDAPTGQGTLRAAEIVAEEVRAYLAGQRSAGVTPTVTALRKRAAEVVDAELLRLDSRLPELDGAVRDELAKTVRRVVDKLLHTPTVRVKELAAAPGGAGYAEALRELFGLDPQAPSAVSTLHSTQPKGEKR, encoded by the coding sequence ATGAGCGTGCTCGTCGTCGGTCTGTCCCACCGGACCACCCCGGTTCCCGTGCTGGAGCGCGTCGCGGTCGCCGACGCCGACCGCGGCAAGGTCCTCGACCAGCTGCTGACGGCGCCGAGCGTGTCCGAGGCCGTGCTGCTGTCGACCTGCAACCGGGTCGAGGTGTACGCGGTCGTCGAGACGTTCCACGGCGGCATGAACGAGGTCGTCGAGGTGCTCGCCCGCCAGGCCGGCGCCGAGCCCGCCGACCTGTTCGAGCACCTCTACGTGCACTACTCCGCCGCCGCGGTCGAGCACCTGTTCTCCGTGGCCGGCGGCCTGGACTCGATGGTGGTCGGCGAGGCCCAGATCCTGGGCCAGCTGCGCAACTCCTACAACGCCGCCGACGAGCGGGGCGTGGTCGGCCGCACGCTGCACGAGCTGGTCCAGCACGCGCTGCGGGTCGGCAAGCGCGTGCACACCGAGACCGACATCGACCACGCCGGCGCGTCCGTCGTCTCCGAGGCGCTCGCCGACGCCGCGGACGCGCTCGGCGGCCTCGAGGGGCGCACCGCCCTGATCGTCGGCGCGGGCTCCATGGGCGGCCTGGCCGCCGCCCACCTGCGCCGGGCCGGCATCGGCGAGGTCGTCATCGCCAACCGCACCGCCGCCAACGGCGAACGCCTGGCCGCGGCCCTGCGCGCGGACGGCGTGCGGGCCACGTCCACCGGCCTCGACACCCTGACCGACGCGGTCGCCGAGGCGGACGTGCTGTTCGCCTGCACCGGCTCGGTCGGCACGGTCGTCGGTGCCGAGCACATCGGCGACCGCGCACCGGACCGGCCGCTGGTCGTCTGCGACCTCGGCCTGCCCAAGGACGTCGACCCGGCCGCGACGCTGCTCGACGGCGTCCGCGTGGTCGACCTGGAAACCCTCCAGCGCAGGCTGTCCGACGCCCCGACCGGGCAGGGCACGCTGCGCGCGGCGGAGATCGTGGCCGAGGAGGTCCGGGCCTACCTGGCCGGGCAGCGCTCGGCCGGGGTCACCCCCACCGTGACGGCACTGCGCAAGCGCGCCGCCGAGGTCGTGGACGCCGAGCTGCTGCGCCTGGACTCGCGGCTGCCCGAGCTGGACGGCGCGGTCCGCGACGAGCTGGCCAAGACCGTGCGCCGGGTGGTGGACAAGCTCCTGCACACCCCCACCGTGCGGGTGAAGGAGCTGGCCGCGGCGCCCGGCGGTGCCGGTTACGCCGAGGCGCTGCGCGAGCTGTTCGGGCTCGACCCGCAGGCGCCGTCCGCCGTCAGCACCCTCCATTCGACGCAACCCAAAGGTGAGAAGCGGTGA
- the hemC gene encoding hydroxymethylbilane synthase gives MNRTLRIGTRGSALALAQTGHVADSLREAGATVEIVTISTPGDRSSAPIAEIGIGVFTSALRDALANGEIDVAVHSYKDLPTARDPRLSLAAVPPREDPRDALVARDGLTLGELPTGAKVGTGSPRRAAQLNALGLGIEVVALRGNVDSRIRKVADGELDAVVLARAGIARLGRTAEITETLEPIQMLPAPAQGALAVECRVDDVDTEHLLQSTLDDSASRAAVAAERALLAALEAGCSAPVGALADVVEDLSDEGAVVLRLSLRGVMATEDGDLLRASATGDLTAAEELGRALAAELLDLSGHATASPAGRS, from the coding sequence GTGAACCGCACCCTGAGGATCGGCACCCGCGGCAGCGCCCTCGCGCTCGCGCAGACCGGCCACGTGGCCGACTCGCTGCGCGAAGCGGGCGCGACCGTGGAGATCGTCACGATCTCCACGCCCGGTGACCGCTCGTCCGCACCCATCGCCGAGATCGGCATCGGGGTGTTCACCTCGGCGCTGCGCGACGCGCTCGCGAACGGCGAGATCGACGTCGCCGTGCACTCGTACAAGGACCTGCCCACGGCGCGCGACCCGCGCCTGTCGCTGGCCGCCGTCCCGCCCCGCGAGGACCCGCGCGACGCGCTGGTCGCCCGTGACGGCCTGACCCTCGGCGAGCTGCCCACCGGCGCGAAGGTGGGCACCGGCTCACCCCGCCGCGCCGCGCAGCTCAATGCCCTCGGACTGGGCATCGAGGTGGTCGCCCTGCGCGGCAACGTCGACTCCCGCATCCGCAAGGTCGCCGACGGCGAACTGGACGCCGTCGTGCTCGCCCGCGCCGGCATCGCCCGCCTCGGCCGCACGGCCGAGATCACCGAGACCTTGGAGCCCATCCAGATGCTCCCCGCGCCCGCTCAGGGCGCCCTCGCAGTGGAGTGCCGGGTCGACGACGTCGACACCGAGCACCTCCTCCAGTCCACTCTGGACGACTCGGCCAGCAGGGCCGCTGTCGCTGCCGAGCGTGCCCTGTTGGCCGCGCTCGAAGCAGGCTGCAGCGCGCCGGTCGGCGCACTGGCCGATGTGGTGGAAGACCTCAGCGATGAAGGGGCCGTGGTTCTCCGCCTGTCCCTGCGCGGGGTCATGGCGACGGAGGACGGCGACCTCCTCCGTGCGTCCGCCACCGGTGACTTGACCGCAGCAGAGGAACTCGGCCGCGCGCTGGCCGCCGAGTTGCTCGACCTCTCCGGCCACGCCACCGCGTCGCCGGCGGGGCGTAGTTGA
- a CDS encoding uroporphyrinogen-III synthase, translated as MTRARKTPGRVAFVGSGPGDTGLLTVRARDLLHKAELVVTDPDVPAEVVALVPDGVEVRPAVGDPADVAKDLVAEAKNGHAVVRLVAGDPLTLDSVVKEAQAVSKTTIAFDVVPGVPAGTAVPAYAGVALGAVHTEADVRGVTDWAGLAAAPGTLVLHATGGHLAEAASSLVENGVAPQTPVAVTCDGTGFGQRTVDTTLASLAADAGDLGGPLVVTVGQAVAGRPKLSWWESRALYGWRVLVPRTKEQAGAMSDRLHSHGAIPVEVPTISVEPPRSPAQMERSVKGLVDGRYQWVVFTSTNAVRAVWEKFREFGLDARAFSGVKIACVGESTAAKVRGFGIIPELVPSGEQSSEGLLADFPPYDDILDPVDRVLLPRADIATETLAAGLRERGWEIDDVTAYRTVRAAPPPADTREMIKSGGFDAVCFTSSSTVRNLVGIAGKPHTRTLVACIGPQTAETAREFGLRVDVQPEDANVPALVDALAQHAARLRAEGALPPPRKTKRLRRS; from the coding sequence ATGACCCGCGCACGCAAGACCCCCGGCCGAGTCGCGTTCGTCGGCTCAGGTCCGGGCGACACCGGGCTGCTCACGGTCCGGGCCCGCGACCTGCTCCACAAGGCGGAGCTCGTGGTCACGGACCCGGACGTCCCGGCCGAGGTGGTGGCGCTGGTACCCGACGGCGTCGAGGTGCGACCCGCCGTGGGCGATCCCGCCGACGTCGCGAAGGACCTGGTCGCCGAGGCGAAGAACGGCCACGCCGTCGTCCGCCTGGTGGCCGGCGACCCGCTGACCCTGGACTCCGTGGTCAAGGAGGCGCAGGCCGTCTCCAAGACCACGATCGCGTTCGACGTGGTGCCCGGCGTCCCCGCCGGCACCGCCGTGCCCGCCTACGCGGGCGTCGCGCTGGGCGCCGTCCACACCGAGGCCGACGTCCGCGGCGTGACCGACTGGGCCGGCCTCGCCGCCGCCCCCGGCACGCTCGTCCTGCACGCCACCGGCGGCCACCTGGCCGAAGCCGCGTCCTCCCTGGTGGAGAACGGCGTGGCACCGCAGACCCCGGTCGCGGTGACCTGCGACGGCACCGGCTTCGGCCAGCGCACCGTCGACACCACCCTGGCCTCGCTGGCCGCCGACGCGGGCGACCTGGGCGGCCCGCTGGTCGTCACGGTCGGCCAAGCCGTCGCCGGCCGCCCCAAGCTGTCCTGGTGGGAGTCCCGCGCCCTGTACGGCTGGCGCGTCCTGGTCCCGCGCACCAAGGAGCAGGCCGGCGCGATGAGCGACCGCCTGCACTCCCACGGCGCGATCCCGGTCGAGGTCCCGACCATCTCCGTCGAGCCGCCGCGCAGCCCGGCCCAGATGGAGCGCTCGGTGAAGGGCCTGGTCGACGGCCGCTACCAGTGGGTCGTCTTCACCTCCACCAACGCCGTCCGGGCGGTCTGGGAGAAGTTCCGCGAGTTCGGCCTGGACGCCCGTGCGTTCTCCGGCGTGAAGATCGCGTGCGTCGGCGAGTCGACCGCCGCCAAGGTCCGCGGCTTCGGCATCATCCCGGAGCTGGTGCCGTCCGGCGAGCAGTCCTCCGAGGGCCTCCTCGCGGACTTCCCGCCCTACGACGACATCCTGGACCCGGTGGACCGCGTCCTGCTCCCGCGCGCCGACATCGCCACCGAAACCCTCGCCGCGGGCCTGCGGGAACGCGGCTGGGAGATCGACGACGTCACCGCCTACCGCACCGTCCGCGCCGCCCCGCCGCCCGCGGACACGCGCGAGATGATCAAGTCGGGCGGCTTCGACGCCGTCTGCTTCACCTCGTCCTCCACGGTCCGCAACCTGGTGGGCATCGCGGGCAAGCCGCACACCCGCACCCTGGTGGCGTGCATCGGCCCGCAGACCGCCGAAACGGCCCGCGAGTTCGGCCTCCGCGTCGACGTCCAACCCGAGGACGCCAACGTCCCGGCCCTGGTCGACGCCCTGGCCCAACACGCCGCCCGCCTGCGAGCCGAAGGCGCCCTCCCCCCACCACGCAAGACCAAGCGCCTCCGCCGGTCCTGA
- the hemB gene encoding porphobilinogen synthase, translating into MFPAHRPRRLRTTPAMRRLVSETTVRPRQLILPMFVKEGAPAPAEIQSMPGVFQHTRESLRKAAVEAVQAGVGGIMLFGVPAERDAVGSGATDPDGILNAALRDLRQELGDATVLMSDCCLDEFTDHGHCGVLTPDGAVDNDATLEVYGEMAVAQAEAGAHVVGPSGMMDGQIGFIRNALDEAGHTDTAVLAYSAKYASALYGPFRDAVESQLQGDRKTYQQDPANAREAVREVALDLAEGADMVMVKPALPYLDVVKAVAEVSDVPVAAYQISGEYAMVEAAARNGWIDRERTVLEMLTSIRRAGADMVLTYWAVEAAGWLDRS; encoded by the coding sequence GTGTTCCCAGCCCACCGCCCCCGCCGCCTGCGCACCACGCCGGCCATGCGCCGCCTGGTCAGCGAAACCACCGTGCGCCCGCGCCAGCTGATCCTGCCCATGTTCGTCAAGGAGGGCGCCCCGGCACCCGCCGAGATCCAGAGCATGCCGGGGGTCTTCCAGCACACCCGCGAGTCGCTGCGCAAAGCCGCCGTCGAAGCGGTCCAGGCGGGGGTCGGCGGGATCATGCTGTTCGGCGTGCCCGCCGAGCGGGACGCGGTCGGCTCCGGCGCGACCGACCCGGACGGCATCCTCAACGCGGCCCTGCGCGACCTGCGCCAGGAGCTCGGCGACGCGACCGTCCTGATGTCCGACTGCTGCCTGGACGAGTTCACCGACCACGGCCACTGCGGCGTGCTCACCCCGGACGGTGCCGTCGACAACGACGCCACCCTCGAGGTCTACGGCGAGATGGCCGTCGCCCAGGCCGAGGCCGGGGCCCACGTGGTCGGGCCCAGCGGCATGATGGACGGCCAGATCGGGTTCATCCGCAACGCCCTGGACGAGGCGGGCCACACCGACACCGCCGTCCTCGCCTACAGCGCCAAGTACGCGTCCGCCCTCTACGGCCCGTTCCGCGACGCCGTCGAGTCCCAGCTCCAGGGCGACCGCAAGACCTACCAGCAGGACCCGGCCAACGCCCGCGAAGCGGTCCGCGAGGTCGCGCTCGACCTCGCCGAGGGCGCCGACATGGTCATGGTCAAGCCCGCACTGCCCTACCTCGACGTGGTCAAGGCCGTCGCCGAGGTCTCCGACGTGCCGGTGGCCGCGTACCAGATCTCCGGCGAGTACGCGATGGTCGAGGCCGCCGCCCGCAACGGCTGGATCGACCGCGAGCGGACCGTGCTGGAGATGCTCACGTCGATCCGCCGGGCCGGCGCGGACATGGTGCTGACCTACTGGGCCGTCGAGGCCGCCGGGTGGCTGGACCGCTCATGA
- a CDS encoding tripartite tricarboxylate transporter TctB family protein, with protein MTTPQDPDHRPPQQPYTPAPPPLSESELAGHGGHGQPAGPEPKEVRLSFFLWLAGAILLVVSSVLVLTQRDLALEEARKAPPTPGVTAEQLESAVTAVLMFLVIIGVVLAALMAFFAFKLRAGRNWARVTLTVIGVAVLLYHLFGFSLVGLVIVLVVAAAVVTMYLPASKAYFDSAKRVG; from the coding sequence GTGACGACCCCACAGGACCCTGATCACCGGCCTCCGCAGCAGCCCTACACGCCCGCACCGCCGCCGCTGAGCGAGTCGGAGCTGGCCGGGCACGGCGGCCACGGGCAGCCCGCCGGGCCGGAGCCGAAGGAAGTCCGCCTGTCGTTCTTCCTCTGGCTGGCCGGCGCGATCCTGCTCGTCGTGTCGTCCGTGCTGGTGCTGACCCAGCGCGACCTGGCGCTCGAAGAGGCGCGCAAGGCGCCCCCGACGCCGGGCGTCACGGCCGAGCAGCTGGAGTCGGCCGTCACCGCCGTGCTGATGTTCCTCGTGATCATCGGTGTCGTGCTGGCGGCGCTGATGGCGTTCTTCGCGTTCAAGCTGCGCGCGGGCCGCAACTGGGCCCGGGTCACGCTGACCGTGATCGGCGTGGCCGTGCTCCTCTACCACCTGTTCGGGTTCTCGCTGGTCGGCCTGGTCATCGTGCTGGTCGTGGCCGCCGCCGTGGTGACGATGTACCTGCCCGCGTCGAAGGCCTACTTCGACTCGGCCAAACGGGTCGGATGA